The sequence AGGAGACTGAACACCCGCCCCTTGACAGGCACTTGACCGCCTGACGCCGTTCCCCGCGCCCCCAGCTGCGGACCCCCTGGGGGTGCGGGGAACGACGCAATCCTTAGGCATTCAAGGGGCGCGGGGAACGGCGCAGTCTTGTCGCTTTTCAGGGGCGCGGGGAACGGCGCAATCTTTTGCCTTCAGGGGCGCGGGGAACGGCGCGACAAGCCCCCACCGGCGGCCACCGGACACACAACCCCCAACCAGCCGGCCGCCAGGCCAGCCCAAGAAGATGACCGAGGGTTATCCCTCGGTAACTGCCGCAGGGAGTTCCCTCATTGGGCAGACCCCCGCTCAACTCCTAGCGTGAGACCCGCCCCGCAGGCCGTCGCACCACCCCACAGTGCATCCCCCCACCGGCACTCCTGAGGAGATCCATGTTCGGGCTCACCCTTGCCAAGAAGGCCGCCGCCGTCACCGCGGCGGTCGCCGCCGCGGCGACGACCTGTCTTCTCGGCGCGACCACCGCAACTGCCGCTCCCCAGCCCATCGTCGGCGGTTCGACGACCACGGCCGCCGCGTACCCGTACGTCATGCAGATCACCACCGCCTCGCAGAGCCAGTTCTGCGGCGGCACCCTCGTGTCGGCCACCAAGGTGGTCACCGCGGCCCACTGCATGGTCGGCGAGACCCCGAGCGGTATCCGCGTCGTGGGCGGCCGTACGTACCGCAACGGCACCAACGGCACCGTCGCCCAGGTCAGCAAGATATGGATCAACCCCAGCTACACGGACGCCGAGGAGGGCGACGACGTCGCCGTCCTGACCCTGTCGTCGTCCATGCCGTACACGCCGATCAGCTACGTCTCCGCCTCCGAGACCAGCCTCTACACGGCCGGCACCACCGCCCGCATCCTCGGCTGGGGCACCACCAGCTCGGGCGGCTCGTCCTCCAACCAGCTGCGTACGGCCACGGTTCCGACCGTGTCCAACTCCACCTGCTCCTCGGCGTACGGCTCGTCGTACATCGCCTCCGACATGGTCTGCGCGGGCTACACCTCCGGCGGCGTGGACACCTGCCAGGGCGACAGCGGCGGCCCGCTCATCATCGGCGGCAAGCTCGCCGGCATCACCTCGTGGGGCTACGGCTGCGCGGACGCCGGCTACCCGGGCGTCTACACCCGCCTGACGACGTTCTCCAGCCTCGTGACGGCGCAGGTCAACTCCTAGTCCGAGGGATCCACCCCGAGTACTCCCTGAGCGCGACTCAGGTAGAGCCAGGGGGCGTTGCGGGCCTCCACGAGCGGCCCGCAACGCCCCCTATCCACATGCCCGGCCGCATCGGACCGCCTCACCGCCGGACAGCCTCGCCTCCCCACATCCGCCCCTCGGCTTCGTCAGCCTCGTACGACGGTGCCGAACCGGATGTCGTACGAGGGCGCACCGCTCAGCATCGCGAGCATGCGCGCCGCCTCCTCGGTCACCTCCTCGCGCTGCCGCTCGGTGAGCGTGCCGAAGGGCTCGACGGTGAGCACGGCCCGGTCGCCGGTCTCCTCCAGCCGCCACAGGCCCGCCAGGAACCCGTCGACGAGCAGGGTGCAGTACGCCTGGTTGCCCTGCCAGGTACGGCCCTTGTAGTCGGTGGACACCACCCGGGAGCGGTCGGCGTGCGAGAGGAGCAGGTTGTCGAACTCGGGCAGCAGGCGCACCGGCGCCGGGGTGTCCGCGTCCGGGCGGGGCGCGTCCGGCAGGTCGAAGAGCTCGACACCGTGCTCGTCGACGAAGGTGACCAGCTGGGGCCGCAGCCGTTCGAAGGCCTCGCGCAGCCGGGTCAGGCCGGCCCAGGTCTGCATGTCCTTGACGGAGGCGGGACCGAAGGCGGCGAGGTAGCGCAGGACGGTGGCGTCGGGGGCGGGAACCGGTTCGGCCCGCCTGCCGAGCCAGTGCTCGGCGGTGGTGAGCGCGACCTGGCCGCTGCGGCCCCACAGTCCGCGCGGGGTGACCTGGACGAGGGGCAGCCGGCAGCGGGCGGCGATCGCCAGGGCCTGCGGATCGGCGTTTGGCCACTCGGTGAGCAGCGCCTCCCGAAGCTGCTTCATCGTGCGCGGCTCGGCCTCGACCAGCTCCCGGCTGATCGCGGCGAGCCGGTCGAGGTCCACTCCGGTGAGCCCTTTGCGGAAGCCGTACAACTCCCTTTCCCGGGCGGCCTGTACGAGCGGACGCAGCGTCAGGCAGTCGTCGGCGGTGTGGGTGTGGATGGTTGACCGCATGGTGACGATGCGGACGACCTCTCGCGCCTCCATGGCGGCCGAGAGCTCCTCGGGCGTGAAGCCCTCCAGGCGGGCGGCGAGCGCGAGGTACGGGGGCTTCACGTTCTGCGCCTGGAGACCGACGAGGTGCTCGACGGCGTCCTTCGCGGACAGGGCGGCCCGGCGCAGGAGCAACTGCCGGGCGAGGGTCGCACGGTTCAGTTCACGGACGCTCAGTACGGGAGCGGTCGAGGTCTTCGTCATGCTCCGCACGCTACCGGGGCTTGCGGACACCCTCTGTCCGCAAGCCCGGCCGTTCCCTCCCCCATGGTGATCCCGCCCCCAAGGCCCTCCCCCTCTCCTTCCCCTTCCGCTCCCCGCCGCTCAGCCGCTCCGGCCATTTGACCCGTATATCCTGCCCGTGATCGGTAAGACAGGCGTGCGAACAGGCACGCGACACGTTCGACACGGAGGCAGCCGCGATGCCGGAGCGCCGAGCCCGCCCCGTACCCGTCACCAAGGGCAACCGGAAGTCGATGTGGCGACGCGCGGTGGCCATGCCCCCCGCCGCGCCGTCGGAACCCCCGGCACCCGGCCCCGCCCCGGCCGACGCGAAAACGGACGCCGCGGAGTCCGGCAGCGTCGTACAGGCGGCTCTCTACCGCGACGGCGTGCGCGTCGCGACCCCCGCTTCCCTCGCGGACACCTTCCGTGAGCTGCGCGACCAGCCGGACGGCATGGCGTGGATCGGTCTGGCCCGCCCCACGGAGAACGAGATCCTCACCCTGGCGGCCGAGTTCGACCTCCATCCGCTCGCCGTCGAGGACGCGATGGAGGCGCATCAGCGGCCCAAGCTGGAACGGTACGGCGAGACGCTCTTCGTCGTCCTGCGCGCCGCCCGCTACCTCGACGCGTCCGAGGAGGTCGACTTCGGCGAACTGCACGTGTTCCTCGGCCCCGACTTCCTCATCACCGTCCGGCACGGCGCCGCTCCCGACCTCTCCGCCGTGCGCCGCCGCATGGAGGAGACCCCGGAGCTCCTGAATCTCGGCCCCGAGGCGGTGCTGTACGCCATCCTCGACGCGGTCGTGGACGGCTACGCGCCGGTCGTCTCCGGTGTCCAGAACGACATCGACGAGATCGAGACCGAGGTCTTCGGCGGCGACCCCTGGGTCTCACGCCGCATCTACGAACTCTCCCGCGAGATGGTCGAGTTCCAGCGCGCCACCCGCCCCCTGGTCGGCATGCTGCACGGGCTGATGGCGGGCTTCGCCAAGTACGGCACCGACG is a genomic window of Streptomyces sp. NBC_00414 containing:
- a CDS encoding S1 family peptidase, producing the protein MFGLTLAKKAAAVTAAVAAAATTCLLGATTATAAPQPIVGGSTTTAAAYPYVMQITTASQSQFCGGTLVSATKVVTAAHCMVGETPSGIRVVGGRTYRNGTNGTVAQVSKIWINPSYTDAEEGDDVAVLTLSSSMPYTPISYVSASETSLYTAGTTARILGWGTTSSGGSSSNQLRTATVPTVSNSTCSSAYGSSYIASDMVCAGYTSGGVDTCQGDSGGPLIIGGKLAGITSWGYGCADAGYPGVYTRLTTFSSLVTAQVNS
- a CDS encoding winged helix DNA-binding domain-containing protein; the encoded protein is MTKTSTAPVLSVRELNRATLARQLLLRRAALSAKDAVEHLVGLQAQNVKPPYLALAARLEGFTPEELSAAMEAREVVRIVTMRSTIHTHTADDCLTLRPLVQAARERELYGFRKGLTGVDLDRLAAISRELVEAEPRTMKQLREALLTEWPNADPQALAIAARCRLPLVQVTPRGLWGRSGQVALTTAEHWLGRRAEPVPAPDATVLRYLAAFGPASVKDMQTWAGLTRLREAFERLRPQLVTFVDEHGVELFDLPDAPRPDADTPAPVRLLPEFDNLLLSHADRSRVVSTDYKGRTWQGNQAYCTLLVDGFLAGLWRLEETGDRAVLTVEPFGTLTERQREEVTEEAARMLAMLSGAPSYDIRFGTVVRG
- a CDS encoding magnesium and cobalt transport protein CorA is translated as MPERRARPVPVTKGNRKSMWRRAVAMPPAAPSEPPAPGPAPADAKTDAAESGSVVQAALYRDGVRVATPASLADTFRELRDQPDGMAWIGLARPTENEILTLAAEFDLHPLAVEDAMEAHQRPKLERYGETLFVVLRAARYLDASEEVDFGELHVFLGPDFLITVRHGAAPDLSAVRRRMEETPELLNLGPEAVLYAILDAVVDGYAPVVSGVQNDIDEIETEVFGGDPWVSRRIYELSREMVEFQRATRPLVGMLHGLMAGFAKYGTDEELQRYLRDVADHVTHTSERVDGFRQALTDILTVNATLVTQQQNAEMRALAEAGFEQNEEIKKISSWAAILFAPTLVGTIYGMNFTHMPELHWALGYPFAVALMAVVCTSLYVIFKKRDWL